A genomic stretch from Oleomonas cavernae includes:
- a CDS encoding calcium-binding protein, translating to MATFNGTGSGDILPNLLLGAVLGLGNDTINGLEGDDLLIGWTGNDILNGGAGADALIGGILNVVLNVGTLGISGVDAATYAGSSAAVHVDLSDTATLNLSLLGITLALTGATTGHGGDAEGDTLAGITNLAGSAFDDYLGGNSLNNALIGGQGDDTLRGAAGADTLNGGSGIDTATYAGSNAGVAVDLSTGAAALGHAQGDVLISIENLIGSSFGDSFRGSVGANRLEGRDGDDVIDGGDGKDALLGGAGVDLLTGGTGDDSLKGDDGNDVLAGGDGRDLLVGGAGDDTMAGGAGTDIYYVEDVGDKVIEFTDGGNEDRVYAFVSTTLAAEVETLVLLGSATDGHGNYSDNAILGNVLDNVLTGGAGSDQISGLEGNDFIEGGAGNDRIYGGDGADIFSFASLGDGSDSLADWSEEDSILIDLEAFGLASAAGVTVVNGTSAVGLTGDVLFYQTNTARLYFHDGDTGEMTRFATLGTKPADLALSDFLFA from the coding sequence ATGGCTACCTTCAACGGCACCGGCAGCGGCGACATCCTGCCGAACCTGCTGCTCGGCGCGGTCCTCGGCCTGGGCAACGACACGATCAACGGCCTGGAGGGCGACGACCTCCTGATCGGCTGGACCGGCAACGACATCCTGAACGGCGGTGCCGGTGCCGACGCGCTGATCGGCGGCATCCTCAACGTCGTCCTCAATGTGGGCACGCTCGGCATCTCGGGCGTCGACGCCGCGACCTATGCCGGTTCCTCGGCGGCGGTCCACGTCGACCTGAGCGATACCGCTACCCTGAACCTCAGCCTGCTGGGCATCACGCTGGCCCTGACCGGTGCCACGACCGGCCACGGCGGCGATGCCGAGGGCGACACGCTGGCCGGCATCACCAACCTCGCCGGCAGCGCCTTCGACGATTACCTGGGCGGCAACTCCCTGAACAACGCCCTGATCGGCGGCCAGGGCGACGATACGCTGCGCGGTGCGGCCGGTGCCGACACGCTGAACGGCGGCAGCGGCATCGACACCGCGACCTATGCCGGCTCCAATGCCGGGGTCGCCGTCGACCTCTCCACCGGTGCCGCGGCGCTCGGCCATGCGCAGGGCGACGTGCTGATCAGCATCGAGAACCTGATCGGTTCCAGCTTCGGCGACAGCTTCCGCGGTTCGGTGGGGGCCAACCGCCTCGAAGGCCGTGACGGCGACGACGTGATCGATGGGGGCGACGGCAAGGATGCCTTGCTGGGCGGCGCCGGGGTCGACCTGCTGACCGGCGGCACGGGCGATGACTCGTTGAAGGGTGACGATGGCAACGACGTCCTGGCGGGCGGCGACGGCCGTGACCTGCTGGTCGGCGGGGCCGGCGACGACACCATGGCCGGCGGCGCCGGCACCGACATCTATTATGTCGAAGACGTCGGCGACAAGGTCATCGAATTCACCGACGGCGGCAACGAGGACCGGGTCTATGCCTTCGTCTCGACCACGCTGGCGGCCGAGGTCGAGACCCTGGTGCTGCTCGGCAGCGCCACCGACGGCCACGGCAACTACTCGGACAATGCGATCCTGGGCAATGTGCTGGACAACGTCCTGACCGGCGGCGCCGGCTCGGACCAGATCAGCGGCCTGGAAGGCAACGACTTCATCGAAGGCGGCGCCGGCAACGACCGGATCTATGGCGGCGACGGTGCCGATATCTTCAGCTTCGCCTCGCTGGGCGACGGTTCCGACAGCTTGGCCGACTGGAGCGAGGAGGACAGCATCCTCATCGATCTCGAGGCCTTTGGGCTGGCCTCGGCGGCCGGCGTGACCGTGGTCAACGGCACCTCCGCCGTCGGCCTGACCGGCGACGTGCTGTTCTACCAGACCAACACCGCGCGGCTCTATTTCCACGACGGCGACACGGGCGAGATGACCCGCTTCGCGACCCTGGGCACCAAGCCGGCGGACCTCGCCCTCTCGGACTTCCTGTTCGCCTGA